In Asanoa sp. WMMD1127, one genomic interval encodes:
- a CDS encoding tetratricopeptide repeat protein produces the protein MGSAPRSRAGVGASIVVGAAGVAAAAAELSGNEQPHPLTVTLWITVAVLATANGVMEYRNHRLVEPAPSPRRPPVAQLPADIADFTGRDEVLAGAAEFFAATGPATPVWALWGKGGVGKTTAAVRVAHRLVARYPDGQLYVDLRGAEAEPRHPRLVLAEFLRALGVEGSVVPDSLADRAALLRSQVQGRRLLVFLDNAADETQVRPLLPGAETCGVIITSRKPLSALSGAQHVALPELDRAQALSLLAQVVGQRRVDAERAAAIELVDLCGRLPLAVRIVAGRLVAKPHWTLAEVVDRMRDERHLLVELRLGDLDVDATLRLSYAGLAPTDQAAFRLLGLLPAREFGVWHVAALRDDAAGTSADLVERMVDAQLVDARGRDALGRPRYRLHDLVHAFAVNLAAELPAEERAAAVARLAGAHLELAVAAKGRFEHGEVQIRGEAPRWGGADFAAAEVTDPVAWYAAEQPSLVAMVEAAYAESLWSSTWELAHTLQGFLELRAHWDDWRAVDDRALVAARAARSTLGEAAILFDLAALHRDRGDAAGALRHYRRSLDLYRAARSRHGEGSALLGLGMVYRNEARWHQAERRLVRAADLLTAAGDRRLAAQAARSLGIVLCEQGRVAEALDRLAHAGDAFRELGDLRAEAYTWRNLGDVHRGSGDLAAAADAYGRSLALTERIGDRRGQARALQGLARCALARGDRAAAVDRLTRAAAVVDGLGDAVLEASLRDDLRAT, from the coding sequence ATGGGGAGCGCGCCGCGGAGCCGGGCGGGGGTCGGCGCGTCCATCGTGGTCGGTGCCGCCGGTGTGGCGGCCGCGGCGGCCGAGCTGTCCGGCAACGAGCAGCCGCACCCGTTGACCGTGACCCTGTGGATCACCGTCGCGGTGCTGGCGACCGCCAACGGGGTGATGGAGTACCGCAACCATCGACTGGTCGAGCCCGCCCCCTCGCCGCGGCGGCCGCCGGTCGCGCAGCTGCCCGCCGACATCGCCGACTTCACCGGTCGCGACGAGGTGCTGGCCGGCGCCGCGGAGTTCTTCGCCGCGACCGGCCCGGCCACCCCGGTCTGGGCGCTGTGGGGCAAGGGCGGCGTCGGCAAGACCACGGCCGCGGTGCGGGTCGCCCACCGCCTGGTCGCCCGCTACCCCGACGGCCAGCTCTACGTCGACCTGCGCGGCGCCGAGGCCGAGCCGCGCCACCCCCGGCTGGTGCTCGCCGAGTTCCTGCGCGCGCTCGGCGTCGAGGGCAGCGTGGTGCCGGACAGCCTGGCGGATCGCGCGGCCCTTCTACGCTCACAGGTGCAGGGTCGCCGGCTGCTGGTGTTCCTCGACAACGCGGCCGACGAGACGCAGGTGCGCCCGCTGCTGCCGGGCGCCGAGACGTGTGGGGTGATCATCACGAGCCGCAAGCCGTTGAGCGCGCTGAGCGGGGCGCAGCACGTCGCCCTCCCGGAGCTGGACCGGGCGCAGGCGCTGTCCCTGCTCGCCCAGGTCGTCGGCCAGCGCCGGGTCGACGCCGAGCGGGCCGCCGCGATCGAGCTGGTCGACCTGTGCGGCCGGCTGCCGCTGGCGGTGCGGATCGTCGCCGGCCGGTTGGTCGCCAAGCCGCACTGGACGCTGGCCGAGGTGGTCGACCGGATGCGCGACGAGCGGCACCTGCTGGTCGAGCTGCGCCTCGGCGACCTCGACGTCGACGCGACGCTGCGGCTCTCGTACGCCGGGCTCGCCCCGACCGACCAGGCCGCGTTCCGGCTGCTCGGACTGCTGCCGGCGCGCGAGTTCGGCGTCTGGCACGTCGCGGCGCTGCGCGACGACGCCGCCGGCACGTCGGCCGACCTGGTCGAGCGGATGGTCGACGCGCAGCTGGTCGACGCGCGCGGGCGCGACGCGCTGGGGCGCCCGCGCTATCGGCTGCACGACCTGGTGCACGCGTTCGCCGTCAACCTGGCCGCTGAGCTGCCCGCCGAGGAGCGCGCCGCGGCGGTCGCCCGGCTGGCCGGCGCCCACCTCGAGCTGGCCGTCGCGGCGAAGGGCCGGTTCGAGCACGGCGAGGTGCAGATCCGCGGCGAGGCGCCGCGCTGGGGCGGCGCCGACTTCGCGGCGGCAGAGGTGACCGACCCCGTCGCCTGGTACGCCGCCGAGCAGCCGTCACTGGTCGCGATGGTCGAAGCGGCGTACGCGGAGAGCCTGTGGTCGTCGACCTGGGAGCTCGCGCACACGCTGCAGGGCTTCCTGGAGCTGCGGGCCCACTGGGACGACTGGCGGGCCGTCGACGACCGGGCCCTGGTCGCCGCCCGGGCGGCCCGCTCCACGCTCGGCGAGGCGGCGATCCTCTTCGACCTGGCCGCCCTGCACCGCGACCGCGGCGACGCGGCCGGCGCGCTGCGGCACTACCGGCGGTCGCTGGACCTCTACCGCGCGGCGCGGTCCCGGCACGGCGAGGGCAGCGCGCTGCTCGGCCTCGGCATGGTCTATCGCAACGAGGCGCGCTGGCACCAGGCCGAGCGCCGACTGGTCCGGGCCGCCGACCTGCTGACCGCGGCGGGCGACCGCCGCCTGGCCGCGCAGGCGGCCCGCTCGCTCGGCATCGTGCTGTGCGAGCAGGGCCGGGTGGCGGAGGCACTGGACCGGCTGGCCCACGCCGGCGACGCCTTCCGCGAGCTGGGCGACCTGCGCGCCGAGGCCTACACCTGGCGCAACCTCGGCGACGTGCACCGCGGGAGCGGCGATCTGGCCGCGGCCGCCGACGCGTACGGCCGCAGTCTGGCGCTGACCGAGCGGATCGGCGACCGCCGCGGCCAGGCCCGCGCGCTGCAGGGTCTGGCCCGCTGCGCGCTGGCCCGCGGCGACCGGGCGGCGGCGGTCGACCGGCTGACCCGCGCGGCGGCGGTGGTGGACGGTCTCGGCGACGCTGTGCTCGAAGCGTCCCTGCGCGACGACCTGCGCGCCACGTGA